A window from Moritella yayanosii encodes these proteins:
- a CDS encoding aldehyde dehydrogenase family protein: MQTLTSYDAHTRKALGSVAITTAEHIPALINESNKAQKQWAALSLTERQTLVVKAYQRLEPVQNQLATLISKEMGKDYRRATYEAGGTIQSASYFANEIVQALTTERLDRGTELQYRPLGIVAVISPWNYPLAMANNLLMPALIAGNSVILKPSEETPLVADLFVNTLNQVLPKGVLQLAHGDKQTGQALVASNINMVAFTGSMAAGKHIMANAAPKLKRLVMELGGNDPMIVMASADIDAAVQFAVASSFENAGQMCTSTERVYVDARIAAEFEHKVVALARQYQVGAWDKPNVNIGPIVNPKQHENVLSQLQDATAKGAKLLLGSDNYPQPFIQPTVVTGITPDMRLEQDETFAPVVAISHFEHIDEAISRANDSPYGLGAVVFGGQGANAVAQQLEAGMVGVNQGVGGGNAPWVGAKQSGFGFHGSAAGHRQFAQIRVISK, translated from the coding sequence ATGCAAACATTAACCTCTTACGATGCCCATACACGTAAAGCCTTAGGATCAGTGGCTATCACCACCGCCGAACACATACCAGCATTAATTAATGAATCGAATAAAGCACAAAAACAATGGGCGGCGCTATCACTAACCGAACGCCAGACTCTTGTAGTCAAAGCCTATCAACGACTCGAACCAGTACAAAACCAACTGGCGACGCTTATTAGTAAAGAAATGGGGAAAGACTACCGCCGTGCCACCTATGAAGCAGGTGGTACCATTCAAAGTGCCAGTTATTTTGCCAACGAAATTGTCCAAGCACTCACCACTGAGCGTCTTGATCGTGGCACCGAACTACAATATCGCCCACTGGGTATTGTCGCTGTTATCTCGCCTTGGAATTATCCACTCGCAATGGCGAATAACTTATTAATGCCAGCGTTGATTGCCGGTAATAGTGTCATTTTAAAGCCCTCAGAAGAAACGCCATTAGTCGCAGACCTATTTGTTAACACCCTTAATCAAGTATTACCAAAAGGCGTGTTACAGCTGGCTCACGGTGATAAACAAACTGGCCAAGCATTGGTTGCCAGCAATATTAATATGGTTGCGTTTACCGGTTCTATGGCAGCCGGTAAACATATTATGGCGAATGCCGCGCCCAAGTTGAAACGTCTGGTGATGGAGCTTGGCGGTAATGATCCGATGATCGTCATGGCCAGCGCGGATATAGATGCGGCCGTGCAATTTGCAGTAGCCAGTTCATTTGAGAACGCTGGACAAATGTGTACATCAACCGAACGCGTTTATGTCGATGCCCGTATTGCCGCTGAATTTGAACACAAGGTGGTGGCACTCGCACGCCAATATCAGGTCGGTGCATGGGATAAACCAAACGTAAATATAGGTCCAATTGTCAATCCTAAACAACATGAAAATGTGTTATCACAATTGCAGGATGCAACGGCCAAAGGCGCTAAGCTATTACTCGGTAGTGATAATTACCCTCAGCCCTTCATTCAGCCAACCGTTGTCACGGGGATCACCCCAGATATGCGTTTAGAGCAAGATGAAACATTTGCGCCTGTCGTTGCCATCAGCCATTTTGAACATATTGATGAGGCTATTTCTCGCGCAAACGACAGCCCTTATGGTCTGGGTGCGGTCGTTTTTGGTGGCCAAGGCGCCAATGCAGTCGCACAGCAACTTGAAGCAGGCATGGTTGGCGTCAATCAAGGTGTCGGTGGTGGTAATGCGCCTTGGGTAGGCGCAAAACAAAGTGGCTTTGGTTTCCACGGTTCTGCTGCTGGTCATCGCCAG
- a CDS encoding winged helix-turn-helix transcriptional regulator has protein sequence MKTTVETMANGHKKVINPCDEPCSVERGMRMLGGKWKASILWHLQDGPVRFNDLSRMLGGASKKMVDQRLKELESQGLVIRKVISDRPIAVTYEITEFGRTALDILKRLKEWSEEHGI, from the coding sequence ATGAAAACAACTGTAGAAACAATGGCTAATGGTCATAAAAAAGTTATAAATCCGTGTGACGAACCTTGCTCTGTTGAGCGTGGCATGCGCATGTTGGGCGGAAAATGGAAAGCATCCATACTTTGGCACCTGCAAGATGGCCCGGTGCGTTTCAATGATTTGTCCCGCATGTTAGGTGGCGCCAGCAAAAAGATGGTTGATCAACGCTTAAAAGAGTTAGAAAGCCAAGGTTTGGTCATACGTAAAGTGATCAGTGATCGGCCGATTGCGGTAACCTATGAAATTACCGAGTTTGGTCGTACTGCACTGGATATTTTAAAACGCTTAAAAGAGTGGTCTGAAGAACATGGAATTTGA
- a CDS encoding Flp family type IVb pilin: MRELVRFIDNFIHDEQGLTAVEYALAGALVVSSLASSFIALGSGASNNITELASLIVTSAPAENGNNGNNGNNGNNGNNCNNGNNGNNGNSCI, translated from the coding sequence ATGCGGGAGCTAGTCAGATTCATTGACAATTTCATCCATGATGAACAAGGTTTAACCGCAGTAGAGTATGCCCTCGCTGGTGCTTTAGTCGTGAGTAGTCTCGCTTCAAGTTTTATTGCATTAGGTTCGGGGGCAAGTAATAACATCACTGAATTAGCCTCACTAATTGTAACGTCAGCTCCCGCAGAGAACGGCAACAACGGTAACAACGGTAACAACGGTAATAATGGCAACAACTGTAACAATGGCAATAACGGCAACAACGGTAATAGTTGTATTTAA
- a CDS encoding DUF1007 family protein produces MMPIYALKPSYLRCLLQVTIMFIGVLISMSSYAHPHSWVDIKTEIQGDGKHIAGFLMTWEFDAMTSAYMLDGEDLSVENKAQSLQVLADSIMQNMTTNHYLTYFYEDDMPVKYALAENGTLEQDKIKATLSFYLPLAEPLLLSDNVLKLLIYDPSYYVDMSWPAKNAIQLSPALSQYCKLELIEATPSSEQLVYVMSLPVDTKRDDAIGELFTQSITIHCNY; encoded by the coding sequence ATGATGCCTATATATGCATTAAAACCAAGTTACCTAAGGTGCTTATTGCAAGTGACTATCATGTTTATTGGTGTATTAATAAGTATGAGCAGTTATGCACACCCACACTCCTGGGTGGATATAAAAACTGAGATCCAAGGGGATGGAAAACACATAGCTGGATTTTTAATGACTTGGGAGTTTGATGCCATGACGTCTGCTTATATGTTAGATGGTGAAGATTTGTCTGTTGAAAATAAAGCGCAGTCATTGCAGGTTCTTGCTGATTCGATTATGCAGAATATGACAACCAATCATTATCTGACTTATTTTTATGAAGATGACATGCCAGTTAAATATGCGTTGGCTGAAAACGGTACCCTAGAACAAGATAAAATAAAGGCGACATTAAGTTTCTATTTACCTTTGGCTGAGCCACTGCTGTTGTCTGACAACGTTCTTAAATTGCTTATTTATGATCCGAGTTATTATGTCGACATGAGTTGGCCCGCAAAAAATGCCATTCAGCTATCACCGGCATTGTCGCAATACTGCAAGTTAGAACTTATTGAAGCGACACCCTCATCAGAACAACTTGTTTACGTAATGTCATTACCCGTGGATACAAAAAGAGATGATGCTATTGGTGAGTTATTCACACAATCGATCACCATTCATTGTAATTATTAG
- a CDS encoding nickel/cobalt transporter translates to MTNVVSNTNSVAEDGVKPGFLAKYSLVIFIGLLAIAGYFIWQAWPMIIVNSMQWQKQINNELSELLYAAKHESLIAGISLIALSFLYGMLHSIGPGHGKLIVTTYIATQDAKVKISLILTLLSSLMQALVAVALVSALLILFNSSMREINSQAELLIPLSFYTVIVLGLVIVWRNLVLMWRAVRRHKEGLISAGLKSVAGNHEHHDNCGCGHQHVVAPELINDASSFKEYLAIILSIGIRPCTGAIMVLLFANMLDIYWLGIVSAIAMALGTALTTSTIAIMTITGKQAVRRYLATGKRNKHPKNGANLTKFIVPIMGGLLLILLGTLLLESRPVGMSPLF, encoded by the coding sequence ATGACAAATGTAGTATCGAATACTAATTCCGTCGCAGAGGATGGGGTTAAACCAGGTTTTTTAGCTAAGTACAGCCTGGTTATTTTTATTGGTTTACTGGCTATTGCCGGCTATTTTATTTGGCAAGCTTGGCCAATGATTATTGTAAACAGTATGCAATGGCAAAAGCAGATTAATAATGAATTAAGCGAACTTTTGTATGCGGCTAAACACGAGAGTTTAATTGCCGGTATATCCTTGATTGCACTTAGCTTCCTTTATGGCATGTTACATTCGATTGGCCCCGGACATGGTAAGTTGATTGTGACTACCTATATTGCAACGCAAGATGCCAAAGTTAAAATCAGTTTGATCTTAACTTTATTATCTTCGCTCATGCAGGCGCTGGTCGCTGTGGCACTTGTGTCTGCATTATTAATATTATTTAACTCGTCGATGCGAGAAATCAATAGTCAGGCTGAGTTACTTATTCCGCTGAGTTTTTATACTGTGATCGTATTAGGCTTGGTGATCGTGTGGCGTAACTTAGTATTAATGTGGCGTGCGGTTCGTCGCCATAAAGAAGGGTTAATATCTGCGGGCTTAAAATCGGTGGCTGGAAACCATGAGCATCATGATAATTGTGGCTGTGGGCATCAACATGTTGTGGCACCTGAGCTAATTAACGATGCCTCTTCATTCAAAGAGTATTTGGCTATTATTTTGAGTATTGGTATCCGTCCTTGTACGGGGGCGATCATGGTCCTGTTATTTGCCAACATGCTGGATATTTACTGGTTAGGTATAGTCAGTGCAATTGCCATGGCGTTAGGTACTGCGCTTACCACATCGACGATTGCGATAATGACAATTACCGGTAAGCAAGCTGTAAGACGGTATTTAGCGACGGGAAAACGTAATAAACACCCCAAAAATGGCGCTAATCTCACTAAATTTATAGTGCCAATTATGGGTGGTTTGTTATTAATATTACTGGGAACGTTGTTACTTGAATCGAGACCTGTTGGTATGTCTCCGCTGTTTTAA
- a CDS encoding metal ABC transporter solute-binding protein, Zn/Mn family, translated as MFKITLTSSMMMLSLTTSTAAMAEQKLHVISSFSILGDLVSQVGQEHITVTNLVKIDGDAHVFTPTPQDAKAISTAQLVVTNGLHFEGWMPRLIEAANYQGVHVIATNGIDVLSTKKEHEHHDDEHEHHDDEHEHHDDEHEHHDDEHEHHDDGHAHHDHGDIDPHAWHSIKNVKVYIHNIAKGLIQVDPANTDDYQKNAKDYIQKLDKLELKINAQLATVPETQRKVITPHDAFGYFARDFNVTFLAPQGTSTGSEASAADVAALIKQIRHDKVNAVFMENIADNRLIEQISRETGVKVGGKLYSDALSSPDQPAATYLKMMQYNVDTIVNALHK; from the coding sequence ATGTTTAAAATTACGCTCACTTCATCCATGATGATGCTTAGTTTAACAACCAGTACTGCCGCCATGGCAGAGCAAAAGCTTCATGTCATCAGCAGTTTTTCGATTCTCGGCGATCTCGTGTCACAGGTAGGTCAAGAACATATAACCGTGACAAATTTAGTAAAAATTGACGGTGATGCGCATGTATTTACCCCCACCCCTCAAGATGCCAAAGCCATTTCAACAGCACAATTAGTTGTCACCAATGGCTTACATTTTGAAGGCTGGATGCCACGTTTAATTGAAGCGGCTAACTACCAAGGTGTGCACGTAATTGCCACTAACGGTATCGATGTACTCAGTACAAAAAAAGAACATGAACATCATGACGATGAACATGAACATCATGACGATGAACATGAACATCATGACGATGAACATGAACATCACGACGACGAACATGAACACCATGACGACGGACATGCACATCATGATCACGGTGATATAGACCCGCACGCTTGGCATAGCATTAAAAACGTTAAAGTCTACATACACAATATCGCAAAAGGCTTGATTCAAGTAGACCCTGCGAATACAGATGACTATCAAAAAAATGCGAAAGACTACATTCAAAAATTGGATAAATTAGAATTAAAAATAAATGCTCAACTTGCGACGGTACCAGAAACGCAGCGTAAAGTGATCACCCCACATGACGCGTTTGGTTACTTTGCGCGTGACTTTAATGTCACCTTCTTAGCACCACAAGGAACCAGTACCGGATCAGAAGCAAGCGCAGCGGATGTAGCCGCGTTAATCAAACAAATTCGGCACGACAAAGTGAACGCGGTATTTATGGAAAACATCGCCGATAATCGTCTAATTGAACAGATAAGCCGTGAAACAGGAGTGAAAGTTGGCGGTAAACTGTATTCAGATGCATTATCTTCACCTGATCAACCTGCGGCAACTTACCTAAAAATGATGCAATATAATGTTGATACGATCGTGAATGCGTTGCACAAGTAA
- a CDS encoding metal ABC transporter permease: protein MSAQLYELFIAPFSEFVFMQRALWGIIVLSISATPVGVFLTLRRMSLTGDAMAHAILPGAAIGFLISGLSVTAMTIGGIVAGCVVAVLAGMVARHSNAEEDSSLAAFYLLSLAIGVLIISSNGSNVDLLHVLFGSTLALNDEALILLTVIATISLLALAILYRPLVMECVDPHFFKTISKLSAVAHYGFLLLVVLNLVAGFHALGTLMAVGLMVLPAAIARFWSNRLGGMLIVAFISAVISGYFGLFLSYHASLATSPAIVLVLGILYIASLIFGRQGGLLFKNNN from the coding sequence ATGAGTGCACAGTTATACGAATTATTTATCGCCCCTTTTTCTGAGTTTGTATTTATGCAACGCGCATTATGGGGGATTATCGTACTTAGTATTAGCGCGACACCAGTGGGCGTATTTTTAACGCTTAGACGCATGAGCCTAACGGGTGATGCAATGGCACATGCTATCTTACCCGGTGCCGCGATTGGTTTTCTTATCTCGGGTTTATCTGTCACTGCCATGACGATTGGCGGTATTGTCGCGGGTTGCGTGGTCGCTGTACTAGCAGGCATGGTAGCCCGACATTCAAATGCGGAAGAAGATTCAAGCTTAGCTGCTTTCTATCTACTGTCACTCGCTATCGGGGTATTAATCATTTCGTCCAATGGCAGTAATGTGGATTTATTACATGTGCTATTCGGTTCAACACTCGCACTCAATGATGAGGCGTTAATACTACTCACCGTTATCGCCACAATCTCTCTTTTAGCACTAGCGATACTGTATCGTCCTTTAGTCATGGAATGTGTAGACCCCCACTTTTTCAAAACCATCAGCAAACTAAGTGCCGTTGCTCACTATGGATTTTTACTCCTCGTCGTTCTTAATTTAGTTGCAGGTTTTCATGCATTGGGCACCTTAATGGCCGTTGGTTTGATGGTCCTGCCCGCTGCGATTGCGCGCTTTTGGTCTAATCGTTTAGGTGGCATGTTAATCGTGGCGTTTATCTCTGCAGTGATCAGTGGCTACTTCGGTCTGTTTCTTTCTTATCATGCCAGTCTAGCAACCAGCCCGGCGATTGTATTAGTACTCGGCATACTTTATATCGCCTCACTCATATTTGGCCGTCAAGGCGGATTACTGTTTAAAAATAACAACTAG
- a CDS encoding metal ABC transporter ATP-binding protein, translating into MIKINDLSVSYQKNIALSHISTTIDDGDLVAIVGPNGAGKSTLLKSIMQQMAAVSGSIELGRLSLKDIAYLPQSNQIDCKFPITVTEFVSAGAWQRCSFWRLFSRHEQHLLQQALAKVDLEKMAERQINQLSGGQFQRMLFARMLLQDADILLLDEPFGGIDAQTTELLMRVIQACQQQGKTVIAVIHDLALVQRYFPTTLLIATHLIASGKTSDVLTQQYLLQAGYQHFAHCAVHNTFNNPFHNPVHNTADNNTNENAVTSVSANIKSQAS; encoded by the coding sequence ATGATTAAAATTAATGATCTAAGTGTTTCTTATCAAAAAAACATAGCGCTTAGCCATATCTCGACAACGATAGACGATGGCGATCTCGTCGCGATTGTCGGTCCAAATGGTGCCGGTAAATCAACATTACTCAAAAGTATCATGCAACAAATGGCCGCCGTATCAGGCTCTATCGAGCTTGGTCGCTTGAGTTTGAAAGACATTGCCTACTTACCACAAAGTAACCAAATAGATTGTAAGTTTCCAATAACGGTGACTGAATTTGTGTCTGCTGGCGCTTGGCAACGTTGTAGTTTTTGGCGACTATTTAGTCGTCACGAACAGCACTTATTGCAACAGGCATTAGCCAAAGTAGATTTAGAAAAAATGGCTGAACGTCAAATTAATCAATTATCTGGAGGGCAATTTCAGCGCATGTTATTTGCACGTATGCTATTACAAGATGCCGATATTCTACTACTTGACGAACCATTCGGTGGCATTGATGCACAAACGACGGAACTGTTAATGCGCGTTATTCAGGCGTGTCAGCAACAAGGTAAAACCGTTATCGCCGTGATCCACGATCTGGCCTTGGTGCAACGATACTTTCCAACCACATTACTTATTGCAACCCACTTAATTGCCTCAGGTAAAACATCAGATGTATTAACTCAGCAGTATTTACTGCAAGCGGGTTATCAACATTTTGCTCACTGTGCGGTGCATAACACCTTTAATAATCCTTTTCATAACCCTGTTCATAACACTGCAGACAACAACACTAACGAAAATGCGGTTACTTCTGTGTCCGCTAACATCAAGAGTCAAGCATCATGA
- a CDS encoding glutathione S-transferase family protein gives MIKLHHLNKSRSKRIIWLLEELGVDYEVIAYQRDSQTFLAPAELKAIHPLGKSPVIEDDGLVIAESGAITEYLINKYAADKLAPKPLSPEYVAYSQWIHFAESSAILPLLLKMFVDKDGCKTNFMAAYADSEIAKVISYFDASLEGKTYLIAEQLTGADIMMSFIVEILANNKVLDNFANLARYNKQLHSHNALLKAVEIEAKYDN, from the coding sequence ATGATTAAATTACACCATTTAAACAAATCCCGTTCAAAACGTATCATTTGGTTATTAGAAGAACTGGGCGTTGATTATGAAGTCATTGCATACCAGCGCGATAGCCAAACCTTCTTAGCGCCCGCTGAACTCAAAGCCATTCATCCACTGGGTAAATCACCTGTGATTGAAGATGATGGCTTAGTCATTGCTGAATCAGGCGCGATCACAGAATACCTTATCAATAAGTACGCCGCAGACAAATTAGCACCTAAGCCGTTGTCACCAGAATACGTGGCCTATTCGCAGTGGATCCATTTTGCAGAAAGCTCGGCTATTTTACCATTGTTATTAAAAATGTTTGTCGACAAAGACGGTTGTAAAACCAACTTTATGGCAGCTTATGCTGATAGCGAAATTGCTAAAGTGATCAGCTATTTTGACGCATCACTGGAAGGTAAAACCTACCTGATTGCAGAGCAGTTAACCGGCGCTGATATTATGATGTCATTTATTGTTGAAATCTTAGCGAACAATAAAGTACTGGATAACTTTGCTAACCTAGCACGTTATAACAAGCAATTACACAGCCACAATGCGTTGTTAAAAGCAGTTGAAATCGAAGCTAAATACGATAATTAA
- a CDS encoding NADP-dependent oxidoreductase, translating to MPQSNSVNRRIALASRPVGAPTSANFRLEETVIPTPSEGELLLRTNYLSLDPYMRGRMNDGASYAEPVAIDGTMVGATVCQVVTSLHPDYHAGEWVLAYTGWQDYGISDGEGLIKLGAEPTNPSFALGILGMPGFTAYMGLLDIGQPKSGDTLVVAAATGPVGATVGQIGKLKGCYVVGIAGGAEKCKYAVDVLGFDKCIDHKASDFDAQLKAACPTGIDVYFENVGGKVFDSVLPQLNTGARVPVCGLVSQYNATELPSGPDRLSLLMGTLLVKRIKMQGFIIFDDYAHRYNEFYEQMMTWLQSGQIKYREHMIDGLESAPAAFTGMLQGENFGKLVVKVAE from the coding sequence ATGCCACAATCAAACTCAGTTAATCGCCGTATTGCACTTGCTTCACGTCCCGTTGGCGCGCCTACATCAGCAAACTTCCGCCTTGAAGAAACAGTCATACCGACGCCTTCAGAAGGTGAACTATTATTACGTACCAATTACTTATCACTAGACCCTTACATGCGTGGTCGTATGAATGATGGCGCTTCTTATGCTGAACCCGTTGCTATCGATGGCACCATGGTTGGCGCGACAGTATGCCAAGTAGTGACTTCTTTACACCCTGATTATCACGCTGGTGAATGGGTGCTTGCGTATACAGGTTGGCAAGATTATGGCATTTCAGATGGCGAAGGTCTGATTAAATTAGGCGCAGAACCAACCAACCCTTCTTTTGCACTTGGGATCTTAGGTATGCCTGGTTTTACAGCTTATATGGGTCTACTCGATATCGGTCAACCTAAATCAGGCGACACGCTTGTTGTGGCAGCGGCAACAGGTCCTGTTGGGGCAACCGTTGGTCAGATTGGTAAGTTAAAAGGTTGCTATGTGGTGGGTATCGCTGGCGGCGCTGAAAAATGTAAATATGCGGTAGACGTATTAGGCTTTGATAAATGTATTGATCACAAAGCCAGTGATTTTGATGCCCAGCTAAAAGCGGCGTGTCCAACAGGTATTGATGTTTATTTTGAAAACGTAGGCGGCAAAGTATTTGATAGTGTGCTACCACAGCTAAATACCGGCGCGCGCGTGCCAGTGTGTGGTCTAGTATCACAGTACAATGCAACAGAATTACCATCAGGCCCAGACCGTTTATCACTATTAATGGGCACGTTATTGGTGAAACGCATTAAGATGCAAGGTTTCATCATTTTTGATGATTATGCACACCGCTATAACGAGTTTTACGAACAGATGATGACGTGGTTACAATCAGGTCAAATTAAATATCGCGAACATATGATTGATGGTTTAGAAAGTGCACCAGCCGCATTCACCGGTATGCTACAAGGTGAAAATTTCGGTAAACTTGTCGTTAAAGTAGCAGAGTAG
- a CDS encoding MipA/OmpV family protein yields MLHRSRHLIRLVCIFSLSSSFVYAENSVNVASSTQSQAVAVAEITQGENADVMTVESPILSVNQWGLAIGMRRADIPFAVSEVSEDTAVYDILPLIRFENDYGFINGLEGGVHLWKNADHQVNVYSRFRFNDIPKEFQNEIKGQSFDFGLQYRYFDGPWEADIAVLSDNYKRSYGYTRAQYRWEYDSWTLIPFAEFKWKSADFNDYYYGFDLEHVGAGVSASGGIKGAYHVASNLYLIGQFGVTRLEDNVYDLERVAKNYQLESFLGIAFYPEPHKPFVRTAGRAKTDEYLRLAHGWATPSNIGDILKFHTEHDDENNQMSSVFYGTQVADSLLTMPIDIYFTPGLVWHYSSDVQQDIAEIVLAIKAFYTFDFGPRWRLGIAEGLSYVSAITYIEGFELTDEDSKKGYENSSKLLNYLDFSLDVNVGDIFNNKALAQTWFGYSIHHRSGIFESSSVFGRIKGGSNYQTVYLQWHF; encoded by the coding sequence ATGTTACACCGTTCTCGCCATCTTATACGTTTAGTGTGTATTTTTAGTTTATCTTCAAGTTTTGTCTATGCTGAAAACAGCGTAAATGTTGCTAGTTCAACTCAATCTCAAGCGGTGGCCGTAGCAGAGATAACTCAGGGCGAAAATGCCGATGTGATGACTGTAGAGTCTCCGATCTTATCGGTTAATCAGTGGGGGCTTGCGATAGGTATGCGCCGTGCCGATATTCCTTTCGCGGTATCAGAGGTGAGTGAAGATACCGCCGTTTATGATATTTTGCCCCTCATCAGATTTGAAAATGACTATGGTTTTATTAATGGCTTAGAAGGTGGCGTGCATTTATGGAAAAACGCGGATCATCAAGTCAATGTGTATAGCCGGTTTCGATTTAATGACATCCCTAAAGAATTTCAGAATGAAATAAAAGGTCAGTCTTTCGACTTTGGCTTACAGTACCGTTATTTCGATGGCCCATGGGAAGCGGATATTGCGGTATTGTCAGATAATTACAAGCGTTCTTATGGTTACACGCGAGCGCAGTATCGCTGGGAATATGATAGCTGGACATTGATCCCTTTCGCGGAATTTAAGTGGAAAAGTGCTGACTTTAATGATTATTACTATGGCTTTGACCTTGAGCACGTTGGTGCTGGTGTGTCTGCCAGTGGTGGTATTAAAGGTGCTTATCATGTCGCCAGTAACTTGTATCTCATTGGCCAGTTTGGTGTGACACGTTTGGAAGATAACGTTTATGATTTAGAGAGAGTGGCAAAGAATTACCAATTGGAGTCTTTCCTTGGCATTGCTTTTTATCCGGAGCCACATAAACCATTTGTACGCACTGCAGGTAGAGCAAAGACAGATGAATACTTACGTTTAGCTCATGGCTGGGCAACACCGTCTAATATTGGCGATATTTTAAAGTTCCACACCGAGCACGATGATGAAAATAACCAAATGAGTTCGGTATTTTATGGTACTCAGGTTGCCGATAGCTTGTTGACGATGCCTATTGATATTTACTTTACGCCAGGTCTAGTGTGGCATTATAGTTCCGATGTACAGCAAGATATTGCTGAAATCGTGCTGGCGATCAAAGCATTTTATACGTTTGACTTTGGTCCTCGCTGGCGTTTAGGTATTGCTGAAGGTTTGTCTTATGTATCTGCTATTACTTATATCGAAGGCTTTGAGTTGACAGATGAAGACAGTAAAAAAGGTTATGAAAATTCATCGAAGTTACTTAACTATCTTGATTTTTCTTTGGATGTGAATGTAGGTGATATTTTTAATAACAAGGCATTAGCGCAAACCTGGTTTGGTTATAGCATCCATCATCGTTCTGGTATTTTTGAAAGTAGCTCGGTATTTGGTCGAATTAAAGGTGGCAGTAATTATCAAACCGTTTATCTACAGTGGCACTTTTAA